The following proteins come from a genomic window of Prionailurus viverrinus isolate Anna chromosome D1, UM_Priviv_1.0, whole genome shotgun sequence:
- the CD1H11orf91 gene encoding uncharacterized protein C11orf91 homolog — protein sequence MPKGRRGGQSPTMSQRPAPPLYFPSLYDRGVSSSPLSDFNIWKKLFVPLKSGGAAPGGRSLPQAPLPPPPGLGPPGERPWPPPWPSGLASIPYEPLRFFYSPPPGPEVAASPLAPRPTTPRLASASHPEELCELEIRIKELELLTITGDGFDSQRYKFLKALKDEKLQGLKTRQPGKKSASLS from the exons ATGCCGAAGGGGCGGCGAGGCGGCCAGAGCCCCACCATGAGCCAGCGGCCTGCTCCGCCCCTCTACTTCCCGTCCCTCTACGATCGCGGCGTCTCCTCGTCTCCGCTCAGCGACTTCAACATCTGGAAGAAGCTTTTCGTGCCGCTGAAGTCTGGCGGGGCGGCGCCGGGGGGACGGTCCCTCCCTCAGGCGCCCCTGCCGCCGCCACCCGGCCTGGGGCCCCCCGGCGAGCGCCCCTGGCCCCCGCCCTGGCCTTCCGGCCTGGCCTCCATACCCTACGAGCCTCTGCGCTTCTTCTACTCGCCACCTCCAGGGCCCGAGGTGGCTGCCTCGCCCCTTGCTCCCCGCCCCACGACTCCCCGGCTCGCCTCCGCCTCCCACCCCGAGGAGTTATGCGAGCTGGAGATCCGGATTAAGGAGCTGGAGCTACTCACCATCACTGGGGACGGCTTCGACTCCCAGCGCT ATAAATTCTTGAAGGCACTGAAAGATGAAAAGTTACAAGGACTGAAGACAAGGCAGCCTGGAAAGAAGTCAGCCTCTCTCTCCTGA